A segment of the Candidatus Neomarinimicrobiota bacterium genome:
ACATCCTGCTTTTCGATGAGCCTGTGATACAGATTCACCACGGTTGCCGTATCGAACTCGCAATACTGACGGATAGCATCCAATTTGCCCTCTTTGAAATACTGGTAAACCATGGAACCGTCGAGTTCATCCTTGGGATTAGGCATCTCCACGATGTTGGCCAGCACATTCAGTGACTTCATTTTGGTGTAATCCCAGTTTGCCCAAACCTGCATCAGATCGAAGTGTGGCGAGGTACGATAGCGGGCTAGTGAATTTAATCGCCCGTCGGCTTCTTCAATTTGATTATATGCATAGCGCTGCAACAGGAACGGAATATCAAAACTCAGTCCGTTATAGTGCAGGTAATCGCCCCGGAAATTTCCTATCACCTCGTTGAATCCGTCTAAAACGGACCTTTCTTCCTTATCAATCACCGATTTGAGGCGGATCGTATCCGTTTCCTCGTCATACAATCCCATGGAAATGCAGATCACCTGCCCCAGGTCGCCATCCAGACTCGCAAGTTTATTGTAATCCCAAACGTCCTCCTCTTCTTTGGAGGCGTTGATCTTCAGCAATTTTTTATCGACCCATTCTTTTACCGTCGGCGACAAATCCCCATATTCCCGCTGCGGTACAGTTTCGATGTCTATTCCCATGATGGTTTTGGGCATGGTTTGCTCCGGTTTTAAAAGAGTTTAAATTTCTATAAATACAGGCGGCCCAGCACACACAACACTCTCGCCGTTCAAAAAACCAAAGATGCCAACCCGTCCGGACGGGATGGCATCTTTTGGGCGTTTAATTTTCGCTCCATACTTTCAGGCAGCAATTTCGTTAATCTGTCCGGCCAGTTCAAAGTCGTTTTCTGTCAGTCCGCCTTCGCTATGGGTAGTCAGAGACAGGGTCACCGTATTATAACTGATTTCGATATCCGGGTGGTGGTTCATGGTCTCCGCGGGATTCACCAGGTTGTTGACGAATTCCATTGATCCGATAAAATCATCGAATTCGAAGGTTCGTGTGATTTTCTTTCCGTCCTGTTCCCATCCGTTCAGTCCGCCTAACTTTTCCTCAATGGCATCATCGTTCAGGAGTTCTGGCATAATTCTCCTCCTTTCGTCGGTTCATTATTTCCATCATTTATTATTTTACTTTACATAACTGTCGAACCAATCACAAATGGCCTCCAGGCGGACGACCCGCCGATCCGGCCGGCCGCTCCGCGAGAGCTCATGCGACTCCTCCGGAAACCGGAGAAACTCCACGGTTTTGTTCTGCATCTTCAGCGCGGTGAACAGCTGTTCCGCCTGCTCCACAGGACAGCGCAGGTCTTG
Coding sequences within it:
- a CDS encoding ribonuclease H-like domain-containing protein is translated as MPKTIMGIDIETVPQREYGDLSPTVKEWVDKKLLKINASKEEEDVWDYNKLASLDGDLGQVICISMGLYDEETDTIRLKSVIDKEERSVLDGFNEVIGNFRGDYLHYNGLSFDIPFLLQRYAYNQIEEADGRLNSLARYRTSPHFDLMQVWANWDYTKMKSLNVLANIVEMPNPKDELDGSMVYQYFKEGKLDAIRQYCEFDTATVVNLYHRLIEKQDVIPLERYEFSGE
- a CDS encoding 4a-hydroxytetrahydrobiopterin dehydratase; its protein translation is MPELLNDDAIEEKLGGLNGWEQDGKKITRTFEFDDFIGSMEFVNNLVNPAETMNHHPDIEISYNTVTLSLTTHSEGGLTENDFELAGQINEIAA